One stretch of Daphnia pulicaria isolate SC F1-1A chromosome 8, SC_F0-13Bv2, whole genome shotgun sequence DNA includes these proteins:
- the LOC124312396 gene encoding glutamate receptor-like has translation MVLWLSVRFNFTFTVVEPKDGAVGALVNNTWNGMIHMAIIREVDLVAAPVVPSSDRIRVVDFSIRYLDEQAACLIPAPTFDRNKWTAVFRPFDYTVWLMIIFSLVSIATITWTTTNAYWKWCLDRSHIHATLRFQLPFSQNFLFAFGALCSQSKWIPSSSYSTRIATSSWCLMSAVLVYAFSSCIIAYLTIPKSYLLVNSIEELANSEILQVATLKNSIFETTLLQSNFGPLKNLGDSLRKNPENRLTGQYYNQEKLLDKVFGRLALITGKLKLDMLMELDYRKSRRCDLTLLPQQFMPILKTCLALPKGSTYTHLINLGIIEMNELGLVDQWIKRYVNQTNQCSNGIRNFHRSETQTKHPLTLSVLASAFALLLLGIIVSFFTFFLELYFSKKSKNSLFII, from the exons ATGGTTCTGTGGCTATCAGTTCGGTTTAATTTTAC ATTTACTGTGGTTGAACCCAAGGATGGTGCTGTCGGAGCTTTAGTTAATAACACATGGAATGGTATGATTCACATGGCCATAATCCGA GAAGTAGATCTCGTTGCAGCACCAGTCGTGCCGTCTTCAGACCGAATTCGAGTGGTAGACTTTAGCATTAGATATTTAGACGAGCAAGCGGCCTGTCTTATCCCAGCTCCCACCTTTGATAGAAATAAATGGACTGCAGTTTTCAGGCCTTTTGATTATACG GTTTGGTTGATGATAATCTTTTCTCTAGTTAGCATTGCTACAATCACTTGGACGACTACGAATGCTTATTGGAAATGGTGTTTGGACAGATCTCACATTCACGCTACTCTTCGCTTTCAATTGCcgttttctcaaaattttcttttcgcatTTGGAGCCCTTTGTAGTCAGT CCAAATGGATTCCGAGTAGTTCTTATTCCACTCGAATCGCAACATCATCATGGTGTCTGATGTCGGCCGTCCTAGTCTACGCTTTTTCCAGCTGCATAATCGCATACTTGACGATCCCTAAATCGTATCTTCTTGTGAACTCTATCGAGGAATTGGCCAATAGCGAAATCCTTCAAGTGGCCACTCTCAAGAACTCCATCTTTGAAACAACCTTATTG CAATCTAATTTTGGTCCGTTGAAGAATCTAGGAGACAGCTTGCGAAAAAATCCTGAGAATAGATTAACCGGTCAGTATTACAACCAAGAAAAATTGTTAGATAAAGTTTTCGGTCGGCTTGCCCTTATAACG GGAAAATTAAAACTGGATATGCTAATGGAGTTGGACTACAGAAAAAGTAGGCGATGCGATTTGACTCTTTTGCCCCAACAGTTCATGCCAATTTTGAAAACGTGCTTAGCTCTACCAAAGGGATCGACCTACACTCATCTAATCAATCTGGG GATCATAGAGATGAACGAATTGGGACTGGTGGATCAATGGATCAAACGCTATGTCAATCAAACAAATCAATGTAGCAATGGAATACGAAACTTTCATCGTTCGGAAACTCAAACGAAACACCCACTTACACTTTCTGTATTGGCAAGCGCTTTCGCTCTCCTTCTGCTGGGCATTATTGTATCGTTTTTTACATTCTTCTTGGAGCTGTATTTCTCTAAAAAATCGAAGAATAGTCTATTTATAATCTAA
- the LOC124310738 gene encoding cingulin-like protein 1, producing MVQVLNVVLAFIACIHAILDWIWFEMVEYFESVTETEIEPESNEEPSQNRVPATNLMQEQTGQTRIILPLPNIMWKPDQVSALPDTVLPDTTLPDTVLIPESFSEEGLTALPECESDGRKFQPQNEEKPDSSDETIKKIKDDNSKLKIDLETSATELSLKCVEIQRLTAVTNELNQKLQKTSLKNDELILKLATTRNMASTSQSDFNETESKLTKELTELKVQLIIQQKLLEEKEVTLELMLQEKKITDHMLEENHKQELNFFLTELTEMKAENQRISEARDAAILSAEESRILAEERQVAIDLLQSNITQLKTELTASDSQIDELKKEKGVQLSNASTWADTESQLRNEIINLKANPTQTENDTLSEELKLLNASLESVRESLAEKTTKNNQLSSRNLELVGKNSLLEEKNETLMKEAKDFQEKLQRLEKEIQDVWENHDAVLESATRSEKLAEAQVKALSEALAALQEAVKVTQDSAKATETERQSMNSDGATEAPDRKKVTWIKKLLGKRKTQKANQNKDDTGYVNLLLTTGLNMVERAKNLQVHAINLKAEGKALKKKAKTIQK from the coding sequence ATGGTTCAAGTCTTAAATGTCGTTCTTGCATTCATCGCATGCATTCACGCCATTCTTGATTGGATCTGGTTTGAAATGGTCGAATATTTTGAATCTGTTACCGAAACAGAAATTGAACCAGAATCTAATGAGGAACCTTCCCAAAATCGGGTTCCGGCAACAAACCTGATGCAAGAGCAAACTGGCCAGACCCGCATAATATTACCCCTACCTAATATTATGTGGAAACCTGACCAAGTCTCTGCCTTACCCGACACTGTTTTACCTGACACTACCTTACCTGACACTGTCTTAATACCTGAGTCTTTTTCTGAAGAAGGCCTAACTGCCTTACCCGAGTGCGAATCAGATGGCCGGAAATTCCAGCCACAAAATGAAGAGAAACCGGATTCATCAGATGAAACaattaagaaaatcaaagatgaCAATTCGAAACTGAAAATCGATTTGGAGACGTCAGCTACTGAGTTGAGTTTAAAATGTGTGGAAATACAGCGACTGACGGCTGTGACAAACGAACTGAACCAGAAATTACAGAAAACCTCGTTGAAAAACGACGAGCTGATTCTGAAGTTGGCTACTACGAGAAATATGGCTTCGACCAGTCAATCCGACTTCAACGAGACAGAATCAAAACTAACCAAAGAGTTGACAGAGTTGAAAGTTCAGTTGATTATCCAGCAGAAACTgctggaagaaaaggaagtgaCTCTGGAGTTAATgttacaggaaaaaaaaattactgatcACATGCTCGAGGAGAACCACAAACAGgaacttaacttttttttaactgagtTGACGGAAATGAAGGCGGAAAATCAACGCATTTCCGAGGCACGCGATGCTGCTATCCTGTCCGCGGAAGAATCCAGAATATTAGCCGAAGAACGACAAGTTGCAATCGATCTCCTTCAGTCGAATATAACTCAATTAAAAACAGAGTTAACTGCATCCGATTCTCAAATCGACGAGCTCAAGAAGGAGAAAGGTGTTCAGCTTAGCAATGCCTCGACGTGGGCAGACACCGAATCACAGCTGCGGAATGAAATCATAAATTTGAAAGCTAATCCAACGCAAACTGAAAATGATACTCTATCGGAGGAGCTGAAACTCCTAAACGCCAGTTTGGAATCGGTCAGAGAGAGTCTGGCAGAGAAGACGACTAAGAACAACCAATTAAGTTCTCGTAATTTGGAACTGGTAGGCAAAAACTCTTTgctagaagagaaaaatgagaCCCTGATGAAGGAGGCTAAAGATTTCCAAGAAAAACTCCAGCGACTAGAAAAAGAGATTCAAGATGTATGGGAAAATCATGATGCAGTTTTGGAATCAGCGACGAGATCGGAAAAATTGGCTGAAGCGCAAGTGAAGGCGCTATCGGAAgctctggctgcactgcaAGAAGCAGTTAAAGTTACCCAAGACTCAGCTAAAGCGACGGAAACCGAACGCCAATCGATGAACTCTGATGGCGCGACCGAAGCACCGGACCGGAAAAAAGTTACCTGGATTAAAAAACTGCTGGGCAAGCGAAAGACCCAAAAGGCAAATCAGAACAAAGATGATACTGGATACGTAAATTTGCTGTTAACAACAGGGCTCAATATGGTGGAAAGAGCCAAAAATCTGCAAGTTCatgcaattaatttaaaagcaGAAGGCAAAGCCCTGAAAAAGAAAGCTAAAACCAttcagaaataa
- the LOC124310739 gene encoding uncharacterized protein LOC124310739, translating to MQMSLSDHIFAVFSIICLQPKESSTRSPNSSPLVGLVWCLSTVVLDYLYTGVLISYLTIPKMQPIVETTEELAASTRLHVVAIKNSIFESTLLQSTSGPLHSLGNQLRQHPENSLPGDYYNLNKLLETALLGKFGIILHAEQISGGVVD from the exons ATGCAAATGTCTTTATCGGATCATATTTTCGCTGTGTTTTCTATTATCTGCCTCCAAc CCAAAGAAAGTTCTACACGATCGCCAAATTCAAGTCCGCTCGTTGGCTTGGTGTGGTGTTTGTCTACTGTCGTTCTGGATTATTTATATACAGGTGTCCTCATCTCTTATTTGACCATTCCAAAGATGCAACCCATCGTTGAGACGACTGAAGAATTAGCCGCATCCACCAGACTTCATGTGGTTGCCattaaaaattctatttttgaatcTACTCTTCTG CAAAGCACTTCGGGGCCATTGCATTCTTTGGGAAATCAGCTTCGTCAGCACCCCGAAAACAGTTTGCCCGGTGACTATTATAACCTAAACAAACTTTTGGAAACAGCCTTGCTAGGAAAATTCGGGATCATTCTGCATGCTG AGCAAATCTCAGGCGGAGTCGTTGATTAA